One genomic region from Vibrio cyclitrophicus encodes:
- a CDS encoding ATP-binding protein codes for MQIRSSLKKKSMVALSLYLAMFIAIVGSVTYYVVESPVRAKLQENLDLRTELLSALITEPLNSSEGFVDSLVGLAQAQRSGAEVLPLFKSMLAASDNTIVSAGIWPEPYMFNPQMQLNSYFFNKADDGKIDQLFSYNNPKTAPYHQEYWYTSVINRSQGTILWSDVYIDPYTHVRMITASSPYYYDGIFAGVATVDLSLEELLGFIKNHAEEYDLGITLRDKLNQVLVSHNFNLVEGIYISSNQFGEFGWQVDVVNSKSRVADEVFRQVMSIEGGIVPLLLLCVMAGYYLLNRYLISPITAIAAKVDGSKAGEIIDVEYSSQDEIGHLIKTFNEKTIYLEAEKVKAQASTNAKTAFLATLSHEIRTPMNGVLGTAQILLKTPLNTEQEKHLKSLYESGDHMMTLLNEILDFSKIEQGRLDLDETRFPLDSIIGSINSVYYTLSSEKGLQFKVYSEVPSGRWYFSDKARLRQILFNLLNNAVKFTSRGFVEVYFKEVVEGNDTYLSIRVRDTGIGISKEAQKRIFKPFEQAESSTTRRFGGTGLGLAIVKKIAQLMDGSITVTSEEGIGTSFDVRLKIQPCQPGEIESLPHKKLDYSGLKVLIVEDNRTNTVIIETFMSSKGFMCKSVENGELAIQAVVAEHFDLVLMDNHMPVMDGVESTTAIRALIGDVSSVLIFGCTADVFKETRERMLGAGVDYIVAKPIDERELDDALFRYSHKLYQFHEDEGYEEGRIDEVHQETVSNEKMSKDLVRHNHNVNSQRTHLHGQKSQSRSLPKPDLRNKDNTEELLVTLYVALEDNNLELIQFALESLRLHIKPMNNPELSSQVDKALEQVSMGAPPTQDTINIITVNLPMA; via the coding sequence ATGCAGATACGGTCGTCTTTAAAGAAAAAAAGCATGGTAGCGCTTAGCTTATACCTTGCAATGTTTATCGCTATTGTCGGTAGTGTGACGTATTACGTCGTAGAATCCCCTGTGCGAGCCAAATTACAAGAGAACCTAGATCTCCGTACAGAGCTTCTTTCTGCATTGATTACAGAACCTCTCAATAGCTCTGAAGGCTTTGTTGACAGTTTAGTTGGTCTTGCTCAGGCACAACGAAGCGGTGCTGAGGTCCTTCCTTTGTTTAAGTCGATGTTGGCGGCAAGTGACAACACGATCGTCAGTGCAGGTATTTGGCCAGAACCTTATATGTTCAATCCTCAAATGCAACTGAATAGTTATTTTTTCAATAAAGCAGACGATGGCAAGATTGACCAGCTGTTCTCTTATAACAATCCTAAGACTGCACCTTATCATCAAGAGTATTGGTATACCTCCGTCATTAACAGAAGCCAGGGAACCATTTTGTGGAGTGATGTTTATATCGATCCATACACCCATGTTCGAATGATCACCGCTTCATCCCCTTATTATTATGATGGCATCTTTGCTGGCGTGGCAACGGTGGATCTCTCTCTCGAAGAGTTATTGGGTTTTATTAAGAACCATGCGGAAGAGTATGATCTTGGTATTACGCTTAGGGACAAACTTAACCAAGTCTTGGTGTCTCATAATTTCAATCTTGTTGAAGGGATCTACATCAGTAGTAATCAATTTGGTGAATTCGGTTGGCAAGTTGATGTGGTTAACTCTAAGTCACGCGTTGCAGACGAAGTGTTTCGTCAAGTCATGAGTATCGAAGGCGGCATTGTACCTCTATTACTACTGTGTGTGATGGCGGGTTATTACTTGTTAAACCGCTATTTGATTAGCCCAATTACCGCCATTGCAGCAAAGGTCGATGGTTCTAAAGCCGGTGAAATCATTGATGTTGAGTACTCAAGCCAAGATGAAATCGGTCATTTGATCAAAACCTTTAATGAAAAGACCATTTACCTCGAAGCGGAAAAGGTTAAAGCTCAAGCATCAACTAATGCGAAAACTGCTTTTCTGGCAACGTTGTCACATGAAATCCGTACCCCGATGAACGGGGTATTGGGTACCGCACAAATCCTACTTAAAACCCCTTTAAATACAGAGCAAGAAAAGCACCTTAAGAGTTTGTATGAGTCTGGCGATCATATGATGACACTGCTGAATGAGATCCTAGACTTTTCAAAGATCGAGCAGGGTAGGTTGGATCTTGATGAAACGCGTTTTCCTTTAGATTCAATCATTGGCAGTATCAACAGCGTCTACTACACATTGTCTTCTGAAAAAGGGCTCCAATTTAAGGTTTATTCTGAGGTGCCTTCTGGGCGTTGGTACTTCTCGGATAAGGCTCGGCTGCGCCAGATCTTGTTCAACCTATTAAACAATGCTGTGAAGTTTACCTCCAGAGGTTTTGTCGAGGTGTATTTTAAAGAAGTTGTTGAAGGAAATGACACCTACCTCAGTATTCGAGTTCGTGACACCGGGATTGGCATTTCCAAAGAAGCGCAAAAGCGTATCTTTAAACCTTTTGAACAAGCAGAATCTTCGACTACAAGACGTTTTGGTGGTACCGGCCTAGGCTTAGCGATCGTGAAGAAAATTGCTCAGCTGATGGATGGTAGTATTACGGTTACTAGTGAAGAAGGAATAGGTACGAGCTTCGACGTTCGGTTGAAAATCCAACCTTGTCAACCGGGTGAGATAGAGAGCTTGCCACACAAAAAGTTAGATTATTCTGGCTTAAAAGTGCTGATTGTTGAGGATAACCGAACCAATACCGTCATTATTGAAACGTTCATGAGCAGTAAAGGCTTCATGTGCAAAAGTGTCGAAAATGGTGAGCTTGCGATACAAGCTGTGGTCGCAGAGCATTTTGATTTGGTGTTGATGGATAACCATATGCCAGTGATGGATGGCGTTGAATCAACAACAGCTATTCGCGCTTTAATCGGTGATGTTTCATCAGTTTTAATATTTGGTTGTACTGCCGATGTCTTTAAAGAGACTCGCGAACGAATGCTTGGCGCTGGTGTGGATTACATTGTCGCCAAGCCCATTGATGAACGTGAATTAGACGACGCTTTATTCCGTTATTCGCATAAGCTTTACCAATTCCATGAAGATGAAGGTTATGAGGAAGGACGTATTGATGAAGTTCACCAAGAAACAGTTAGCAATGAAAAAATGAGCAAGGACTTGGTGCGTCATAATCATAATGTGAACTCCCAGAGAACGCATCTTCATGGACAGAAGAGCCAAAGTCGTTCTCTACCTAAACCCGATCTACGAAACAAAGATAATACTGA
- a CDS encoding potassium channel protein produces MIIWLQLKRWVKANIFVLNGKNLLFTFLGYVFLSWSSLYLAGETALTSSFTTFAYYLVVTASTVGYGDLSPTTEAGQWIVILFVIPGGLSLFAALLGKVATEGVEYWRAGLLGKRRVRVDNHILMLGWNEQRTIHLIRMLQHEETGKRPIVLCTRSDIENPLPGEINFVKVNSYTDGKEMEKTGIESASCILIDNPEDDITLSAALYCANRNPKAHLLVYFKDEALSDLLHKHCPNSECIPAVGAEMLAKAAVDPGSSALHQELLSSTRGMTQYSTYYPKDAEPVTVAPIFSAFKKKYQATLIAIDSGSGIELNPELDQVVSSGTKLFYIADERIDDFDWKGF; encoded by the coding sequence ATGATAATCTGGTTACAACTCAAACGTTGGGTCAAAGCAAATATCTTTGTTTTGAATGGAAAAAACTTACTGTTCACCTTCTTAGGCTACGTATTTCTGTCGTGGTCGAGTTTGTATTTAGCGGGTGAAACAGCGCTAACCAGCTCGTTTACCACGTTCGCTTACTACCTAGTCGTGACTGCGTCTACGGTTGGCTACGGTGATTTATCGCCCACAACAGAAGCAGGGCAATGGATCGTTATATTGTTTGTGATTCCGGGTGGACTGAGTCTTTTCGCGGCCTTGCTAGGTAAGGTAGCGACAGAAGGTGTTGAATATTGGCGAGCGGGCTTGCTAGGAAAAAGGAGAGTTAGAGTGGACAACCACATTTTGATGCTTGGGTGGAATGAACAAAGAACGATTCATCTAATTCGTATGTTACAGCATGAAGAAACGGGTAAGCGACCAATAGTGTTGTGTACTCGTTCGGATATTGAAAATCCGTTACCTGGAGAAATCAACTTTGTTAAAGTGAACAGCTACACTGATGGCAAAGAGATGGAGAAAACCGGTATCGAGTCAGCCAGTTGTATCTTGATTGATAACCCAGAAGACGACATTACATTATCCGCGGCACTTTACTGCGCGAATCGAAACCCTAAAGCGCATCTACTCGTTTACTTTAAAGATGAAGCATTGAGTGATCTGCTACATAAACATTGTCCTAATTCTGAGTGTATACCAGCAGTCGGTGCTGAAATGTTGGCAAAGGCTGCGGTTGATCCAGGATCAAGTGCGTTGCATCAAGAGCTATTGAGTTCTACAAGGGGGATGACACAGTATTCAACCTATTACCCTAAAGATGCCGAGCCTGTCACCGTTGCGCCAATCTTCTCGGCGTTTAAAAAGAAGTATCAAGCAACGTTGATTGCAATAGATTCCGGTAGCGGAATTGAACTCAACCCAGAATTGGATCAAGTGGTTAGTAGTGGGACCAAGTTGTTTTATATCGCCGATGAGCGAATTGATGATTTTGATTGGAAAGGCTTTTAG
- the nadA gene encoding quinolinate synthase NadA, with product MSHILDKIDTVYPFPPKPVPLSDAQKQAHIANIKTLLQEKDAVLIAHYYTDPEIQALAEDTGGFVGDSLEMAKFGNRHSASTLIIAGVRFMGESAKILTPEKRILMPTLEAECSLDLGCPADKFTEFCDAHPDHTVVVYANTSAAVKARADWVVTSSIALEIVESLDAEGKPIIWGPDRHLGSYIANQTGADMLLWQGECIVHDEFSADALKKMKSVYPEAAILVHPESPASVVELADAVGSTSQLIKKAKELPHPQMIVATDKGIFFKMQQLVPEKELIEAPTAGAGATCRSCAHCPWMAMNGLEAIENALENGGEQHEIFVSDELRVKSLIPLNRMLDFAEQLNVQVKGNA from the coding sequence ATGAGTCATATACTAGATAAAATTGATACAGTTTACCCGTTTCCGCCTAAGCCAGTTCCTTTGAGTGATGCTCAGAAACAGGCACACATCGCGAATATCAAAACACTACTTCAAGAAAAAGATGCAGTTCTAATTGCACACTACTACACAGACCCTGAAATTCAGGCTCTGGCTGAAGATACTGGTGGTTTTGTTGGCGATTCATTGGAAATGGCCAAGTTTGGTAACCGTCATTCAGCAAGTACGCTGATCATCGCTGGTGTTCGTTTCATGGGTGAATCTGCAAAGATTCTGACTCCCGAGAAGCGCATATTAATGCCAACGCTTGAAGCGGAATGTTCACTTGACCTTGGCTGTCCTGCTGATAAATTTACAGAATTTTGTGATGCTCATCCTGACCATACTGTGGTTGTATACGCGAACACCTCTGCGGCTGTTAAAGCTCGTGCAGACTGGGTGGTTACGTCGAGTATCGCTTTAGAAATCGTTGAAAGCCTAGACGCCGAAGGCAAACCCATTATTTGGGGCCCAGACCGTCACCTAGGTTCTTATATCGCAAATCAAACTGGCGCCGACATGCTGCTTTGGCAAGGTGAGTGTATCGTTCATGATGAGTTCTCAGCTGATGCTTTGAAGAAAATGAAATCGGTATACCCAGAAGCGGCTATTTTGGTTCACCCAGAATCACCAGCAAGTGTGGTTGAACTGGCGGATGCTGTAGGTTCAACAAGCCAGCTTATTAAGAAGGCGAAAGAGCTTCCTCACCCACAGATGATCGTGGCGACAGACAAAGGCATCTTCTTCAAGATGCAGCAATTGGTTCCTGAAAAAGAACTGATTGAAGCGCCAACAGCGGGTGCTGGTGCAACTTGTCGCAGCTGTGCACACTGTCCTTGGATGGCGATGAATGGCCTTGAAGCGATTGAAAATGCGCTTGAGAACGGTGGTGAGCAACACGAGATCTTCGTTTCTGACGAACTGCGTGTGAAGTCTCTTATCCCACTGAACCGCATGCTAGATTTTGCTGAGCAGTTAAATGTGCAGGTAAAAGGTAACGCGTAA
- a CDS encoding UPF0149 family protein, whose translation MTLQDILALPELEGKLITEHKTMGFVTAMAASPNVLTPHEWLPFLWGGEEVAPFTDGEQLESYIEVIIALWNKTRPELIEGTWVWPEACQLDDEEVVNTAARDFCEGLLQGWQIARDDWETLMPEDSEDNALVGGVLLSLSMLYDPETSIATLAEQGIEGLEQFEEIFNAVPVMLCGLTQRGIALAEAQ comes from the coding sequence TTGACTTTACAAGATATTCTTGCGCTTCCAGAGTTGGAAGGAAAGCTAATCACAGAACACAAAACTATGGGATTTGTCACTGCAATGGCAGCGTCGCCTAATGTGTTAACCCCGCACGAGTGGCTACCATTCCTTTGGGGGGGTGAAGAAGTCGCTCCTTTTACTGATGGTGAACAGCTTGAAAGCTACATTGAAGTTATCATCGCGCTTTGGAACAAAACTCGCCCAGAGTTAATCGAAGGCACTTGGGTTTGGCCTGAAGCTTGTCAATTAGATGACGAGGAAGTGGTAAACACAGCAGCTCGTGATTTTTGTGAAGGCTTACTTCAAGGCTGGCAGATTGCACGTGACGACTGGGAGACTCTGATGCCTGAAGACAGTGAAGACAACGCGTTAGTTGGCGGTGTACTGCTTTCACTAAGTATGCTGTACGATCCTGAAACCTCAATTGCAACACTTGCAGAGCAAGGTATTGAAGGTCTTGAACAATTCGAAGAGATCTTTAACGCTGTTCCTGTGATGCTTTGTGGGCTAACGCAACGCGGCATCGCATTAGCTGAAGCTCAATAA